Proteins encoded within one genomic window of Bos mutus isolate GX-2022 chromosome 9, NWIPB_WYAK_1.1, whole genome shotgun sequence:
- the LOC102273602 gene encoding large ribosomal subunit protein uL22-like codes for MVHYSLDPENPTKSCKSRGSNLRVHFKNTRETAQAIKGMHIQKATKYLKDVTLKKQRVPFHRYNGGAGRCAHAKQQGWTQGRRPKKSAELLLHMLKNAESNAELKGLDVDSLVIEHIQVNKAPKMRRRTYRAHGRINPYMSSPCHIEMLLTEKEQIVPKPEEEVAQKKKISQKKLKKQKLMARE; via the coding sequence ATGGTGCACTATTCACTAGACccagaaaaccccacaaaatcatGCAAATCAAGAGGTTCAAATCTTCGTGTTCACTTTAAGAACACTCGTGAAACTGCCCAGGCCATAAAGGGTATGCATATCCAAAAAGCCACCAAGTATCTGAAGGATGTCACTTTAAAGAAGCAACGTGTGCCATTCCATCGTTACAACGGTGGAGCTGGTAGGTGTGCACACGCCAAACAGCAGGGCTGGACGCAGGGTCGGCGGCCCAAAAAGAGTGCTGAATTGTTACTACACATGCTCAAAAATGCAGAGAGTAACGCTGAACTTAAGGGCTTAGATGTAGATTCTCTGGTCATTGAGCACATCCAAGTGAACAAAGCCCCCAAGATGCGGCGCAGGACTTACAGAGCTCACGGTCGGATCAACCCCTACATGAGCTCTCCCTGCCACATTGAGATGCTCCTTACTGAAAAGGAACAGATTGTTCCTAAACCAGAAGAGGAGgttgcacagaagaaaaagatatcccagaagaaactgaagaaacaaaaacttatggCCCGGGAATAA